The Xanthomonas sontii genomic sequence GCCCACCGCCCGCTTCGGCAGCCCGGACGGCTTCGCCCGCTTCGTCGACCGCTGCCACCGCGAGGACATCGGCGTCATCGTCGACTGGGTGCCGGCGCATTTCCCCACCGACGCGCACGGCCTGGCCCACTTCGACGGCACCGCCCTATACGAACACGCCGACCCGCGCGAAGGCTTCCACCGCGACTGGAACACCCTCATTTACAACCACGGCCGTCGCGAAGTTTCCGGCTTCCTGATCGCCAGCGCGCTGGAGTTCCTGCAGCGCTACCACGTCGACGGCCTGCGCGTGGACGCGGTCGCCTCCATGCTCTACCGCGACTACAGCCGCAACGCCGGCGAGTGGGTGCCCAACATCCATGGGGGCCGCGAGAACTACGAGAGCATCGCCTTCCTGCGCCGGCTCAACCAGGTGGTGGCCGAGCAGGCACCCGGCGCCATGACCATCGCCGAAGAATCCACTGCCTGGCCCGGCGTCACCGCCGACCTCGCCCATGGCGGCTTGGGCTTCAATTACAAGTGGAACATGGGCTGGATGCACGACAGCCTGCACTACATCGAACTGGACCCGATCTACCGCCGCTACCACCATGGCGAGATGACCTTCAGTATGGTCTACGCGTATTCCGAGCGCTTCATGCTGCCCATCTCCCACGACGAAGTGGTGCACGGCAAGCGCTCCCTGCTTGGCCGCATGCCCGGCGACGACTGGCAGCGCTTCGCCAACCTGCGCGCCTACCTCGGCTACATGTACACCCACCCCGGGCGCAAACTGCTGTTCATGGGCTGCGAAATCGCCCAGCCCACCGAGTGGAACCACGACGCCGCGCTGCCCTGGCACCTGCTCGACCAACCCAACCACCGCGGCATCCAACGCCTGGTCCGCGACCTCAACCGCCTCTACGCCGAACACCCCGCACTGCACGCCCGCGACGACGAGCCGGAAGGCTTCGCCTGGGTCATCGGCGACGACGCCGGCAACAGCCTGTTCGCCTACCTGCGCAAGGCCCGCAGCGGCGACACCCCGCTGCTGGTGGTGGCCAACCTCACCCCGCAGGTGCACCACGGCTACCGCATCGGCGTGCCCCGCGCCGGCCGCTGGCGCGAACTGCTCAACTCCGACAGCGAGATCTACGGCGGCAGCAACACCGGCAACGGCGGCAGCGTGCGCGCCGAGAACGTCGGCGCGCATGGCCATCCGGCGTCGCTGGCGTTGACCATCCCGCCGCTGGCGGTGCTGGTGCTGGGAGTGGAGGACTAGGAGTCGCAGTTGATCGTATGCGGTACGGCGTGGACGTGCGCGGCCATGGTGTCGCGGGCACACGCTATCCTGGTGCCGGCTCGCACCACTTGGCGGGGCAGGGGACGCATGGGAGGGCGCGTGGATGACATCCTGAAGTCGCTGCGAGTGGACGTCGACAACCAGGAAAGCGACGACGGCTACTTTTCGCTGGGCTTCCTGATCGACCAAGAGCATGCCGGCCTGCCGTACAACATCGGGCTCTGCCGGGACGAGATCGAGGATCCCGGGTG encodes the following:
- the glgB gene encoding 1,4-alpha-glucan branching protein GlgB; the protein is MSDAVHVWDDATQRAFANARHGDPFAVLGAHRLGEARVLRSYQPGADAVLAVLEDGSEVPLQQGPEGFFHAELPGEGRYRLRIRWSGGEQDTADAYAFGPQLSDFDLHLIAEGHHLHLADALGANVVEVDGERGTRFAVWAPNASRVAVIGDFNSWDARRHPMRLRHQAGVWELFVPGVVPGARYKFALRGPRGEELPAKADPVARQAELAPGTASIVADPAPFQWRDDAWMATRARRHAPQAPISVYEVHAGSWMHAADGSMLDWDALAERLIPYVADMGFTHIELLPVTEHPFGGSWGYQPLGLFAPTARFGSPDGFARFVDRCHREDIGVIVDWVPAHFPTDAHGLAHFDGTALYEHADPREGFHRDWNTLIYNHGRREVSGFLIASALEFLQRYHVDGLRVDAVASMLYRDYSRNAGEWVPNIHGGRENYESIAFLRRLNQVVAEQAPGAMTIAEESTAWPGVTADLAHGGLGFNYKWNMGWMHDSLHYIELDPIYRRYHHGEMTFSMVYAYSERFMLPISHDEVVHGKRSLLGRMPGDDWQRFANLRAYLGYMYTHPGRKLLFMGCEIAQPTEWNHDAALPWHLLDQPNHRGIQRLVRDLNRLYAEHPALHARDDEPEGFAWVIGDDAGNSLFAYLRKARSGDTPLLVVANLTPQVHHGYRIGVPRAGRWRELLNSDSEIYGGSNTGNGGSVRAENVGAHGHPASLALTIPPLAVLVLGVED